Below is a genomic region from Candidatus Zixiibacteriota bacterium.
TTTATTTCTTTTCCATTTTCGTTTCCGCCGGCTTGCGGACAAAAATCATGGTATTGTCATCCGGTTTCTCGGCAAAATCGGTCGGCCGTTTGCTGTCGGGTGAATACCTGATCTCCAGCGTGTCGGCCGTATGGAACCGATAAATACAAAACAGCGTTGTCCATTCCGAGCCCGGACCGCCGCATTCCCCGACACATAAATCAATCGCCGCCGGAGTCGCGGTCTTATCCAGTTTGTACGGCCCGGTCACCGATGAGGCGGTTCCCTCGATCGGTTTATCGGCCCGGGTATACTTGCCGTCCGACCCGATAATCAGACTCCCCCCGGCCAGCATTTTGGTCGGAAGCATCGTCCATTCACCAATAATCGACGGTTGCTCGGCCGCCGCTTGTTCGGCCGGTGCTTTCTCCTGAACCGCCGGTTCGGTCTTCTGATCCGAGGCCTGTCCGCAGACCACCAGAACCGGCAGGGTCAGAATTAAAACAAACAAAAAAACAAGACTCTTTTTCATGGCATGTCCCTCGCTGTTGATATTAAAGATTCCCTCTATTTCTGCATTGTTAAAACATTTTAAAATATTAGGCAAGGTTTTTCCCGGCGATTTTCCCTCATTTCCAAATATTTCTCCCCAACTACTGTGTAATTTTCCCGGTTTGAATAAACAGCTCGTCAAAAACAGATTGCCGATTTCTCGGTCGTATATTATACATGCAAATAAAGTGTTTTGGAAACACATACACAGCGACCTTACCCCGATTGACATACCGACCATCCCGCTCCAATGGGTTGGGTTTCCTGAATATGGTAAGTTATGGCTTATTATTAGGGATTAATATGAATCCATGCAAATCTGAATAAATCCTGAAATCTATAAAATATAAATTGTCTTATGGAGTAACAAGATGCAAACAAAAATGAAGAACTGGAATGGTAAAGAAATACCCTGCGCCCGAAGCCGGGGCGGCGTGATTGCCGCCACCCATCCCTATCATAATCTGATTAGCACCGACTGCACTCCCTGGCCGCCCCCCGAAATAACTCAAAAGCTGTACAAGAGCCGCCATGCCGGAGCCTTTGGCGATGAAGATGCCAAAATCGCAAGTTCAGGACTCGGTTACTACTGCGATCTTCAGTCTCTTCACAGCGAGGATGCTATTACCTGGTCGGTGTTCGGCACGGCCGCACGGGCTGACACTCGCATAAAAGAAGCCTGGCTCTCCGAACTGTTTGATCTTTTAAACCTGCCGGATATTCAGACCCAAAAAGCCGAAATCTATCTCTGGCGGCGTATTCCTCATCCGGATACTCTTGTTTCCGGCGGCCCGGAAATCGACATGGGTATTTTAACCGCCAATGCGCTTTTTCTCGGAGAGGCCAAATGGCTGTCGGATGTCGGAGGCTCTCAGGGCAAATTAAAAAATAAAAACCAGATTCAACTTCGCGGCGAATTTCTTCTGAAGTATGGCAAGACACTTTTCCGGGATCGTCCTTATCTGGTGGTATTCGGCATCAGCCTGTCGCAGGGATCAATCAAAGACGCAACGCCTGACGGAATCATTTTCCAATCGACTATATGGGAGAAAGTCTGCGCCCTCAAGTCTCATCCCCTGTATGATGAAGTCAATAGATATTATGAGTGGAAAAAAGCCAATACGCAGATAAGATGACTCCTGCGGATAAGGGATTCTGGCCTGTTACAGTTCTCTGTTCCGAGTGAATGAATTTCAACCGATTTGGCGAGAAACCCGATAATTATTTTCCATCATTATTTCCAACGTATTGTTTTATTACTTCCCGACACATTTTCCTGTCATTCCCAACCCCTTTTTTGTCATTCCCGACCTGATCGGGAATCCATCTTCATCCCCTCTTGAGAGGGGTGGATCCGCCGAAGGCAGGATAAGCTGACGATATCTATAAAACTCCTCCGAATAGACATTTTTCCGATTAGTAAAAAAACTCTTGACATACTGACCCACAGTCATTATATTAATGACTGGAGGTCATTAAAACATGGTGAAATTTACGCATGGCAGGCGAAAAAAAGGTGGTGCCGGTTCGAAGCGCCGCCGACTGCGCCCCGAAGCGCGTCGGATAGAATTGCTCGAGGCCGCCCTTAGCGTCCTGAGAAGCCGGGACCCTATAAATGCGCGTGTCGAGGATGTGACCGGGGCCGCGGGAGCGGCCAAGGGGACTTTTTATCTCTATTTTCCATCCTGGGAAGATATGCTTGTTGAAGTTCGCGCACACCTTCTATCGAAATACATATCCGAAATGCAAAAAAGATTTGCGGGCGAAGCACTCTCTGACTGGTGGGACACATTCGAAAAAGAGTGCATTCACTTCATCGATTTCATTGTGGAACTCGGCGATCTGCACAAAGCTATCTTTCACGGACCAATTGCGGATCGGCCTATCGACACCGCCATATCCTCCAATACGATTATTACCCGGATATTGAAGACAGGAATCGAATCCGGCGCCTGTCGACTTGTTGAAATCGACGCTTCGGCCAGGCTCCTCTTCTCGGTGTTACATACTACAGCAGACAGCGTTGTTCAAACGGGTGACCGTAAACATTATCTCAATTCGATGCTTGATCTACTGAGGGCCTGGCTTGCCCCCTCCCCGGCGACAATGAAACAAAGAATATCTTCCCCCCGAAGGAAACGTAATAAATGATTGAACAGAAAAAACATATCGAGGTTAACCGTCTCGTTAACGCGAAATCGGACCGTTGGATTCCGGTTATTGATTTGGGACGTTGCAAAGGATGTGGCAAATGCGTTGAAGCCTGTCCCCGGGGTGTATTGGAAGTTCGCAGGATAAATTCCGCCGATTATGAACAACTGGGATGGATTGCCCGAATGAGAATTCGACATCACGGTATGCAGGTTGCTTATGCGGTCGGTACCGTCGACTGTCAATCATGCGGCCGATGTCTCGAAGTATGCCGAAAGCAAGCCATACATTTAGGTCCCCTGATCTCTGATGCAACTCAAGCGTACCGGCAAAATCATTGAATAAGGAGATTGACACACTAATGTTACTGAAGGAAAAAGAAATCGCGGACACGGGAATAACAACAATCTACTCGCGCCGATGGCAGGCTTTTTCGGTCCTGGCACTGGCGGTTCTGATCGTGGTCCTCGACCATATGGTGCTTAATGTTGCTCTGCCGACATTGCAACGTCAGATGGGAACAACGCTCTCCGAACTGCAGTGGATCGTTGACGCCTACATTTTGGCGTTTGCCACATTGCTATTGACGATGGGGGCGCTGGGTGACCGCATCGGTCACACGGCTATGCTCCGCGCCGGGATGTCCCTCTTCGGTCTGGCGAGTCTGTCCGGGGCGTTTGCCGGTTCCGTATGGCAGTTGATAGTTGCGCGCGTCTTCATGGGTGCGGGCGCGGCGATGATTATGCCCGCCACACTGGCAATCATTTCGAGTATATTCCCCCCTGAAGAACGCGGCAAAGCCATCGGTGCCTGGGGTGCGATGAACGGCCTCGGTGTCGTCCTCGGTCCCCTTCTCGGGGGATGGTTGCTTGAGCACTTCAACTGGAGCGCGATATTCCTTATAAATGTGCCGGTCGTTATCACGGCTTTGGCCGCGGGATTTTTCCTGATACCCAAAAACAACACTCGCGCCCGACGCCACATTGATTTACCCGGAACCGCTCTGTCGGCGGCAACCATCTTCTTACTGGTATTTGGTATCATCAAAGGAACCGACCTTGGTTGGGCACACCCCCTGGTGTATGGAGCGCTGATATTGGCTTTAATCTCCGGTTTATTTTTCTATCTGCGGGAGAGACGGACTGACTTCCCGATGATAGACCTCTCCCTTTTCAAAAATCCGCATTTG
It encodes:
- a CDS encoding TetR/AcrR family transcriptional regulator, which codes for MVKFTHGRRKKGGAGSKRRRLRPEARRIELLEAALSVLRSRDPINARVEDVTGAAGAAKGTFYLYFPSWEDMLVEVRAHLLSKYISEMQKRFAGEALSDWWDTFEKECIHFIDFIVELGDLHKAIFHGPIADRPIDTAISSNTIITRILKTGIESGACRLVEIDASARLLFSVLHTTADSVVQTGDRKHYLNSMLDLLRAWLAPSPATMKQRISSPRRKRNK
- a CDS encoding 4Fe-4S binding protein, with translation MIEQKKHIEVNRLVNAKSDRWIPVIDLGRCKGCGKCVEACPRGVLEVRRINSADYEQLGWIARMRIRHHGMQVAYAVGTVDCQSCGRCLEVCRKQAIHLGPLISDATQAYRQNH
- a CDS encoding DHA2 family efflux MFS transporter permease subunit, producing the protein MLLKEKEIADTGITTIYSRRWQAFSVLALAVLIVVLDHMVLNVALPTLQRQMGTTLSELQWIVDAYILAFATLLLTMGALGDRIGHTAMLRAGMSLFGLASLSGAFAGSVWQLIVARVFMGAGAAMIMPATLAIISSIFPPEERGKAIGAWGAMNGLGVVLGPLLGGWLLEHFNWSAIFLINVPVVITALAAGFFLIPKNNTRARRHIDLPGTALSAATIFLLVFGIIKGTDLGWAHPLVYGALILALISGLFFYLRERRTDFPMIDLSLFKNPHLLAGSGSIAIMTFAMFGVLFALTLYMQFVKTYSPMETGLRFLPMAVGYAFGSVSSHRSVLRWGTRTVVAWGFAGMAMLAPLIAFWQSATPFWLIGLCVGLLSFCLGNIMTPALNIVLGAVPKERAGIGSAIGNISFQLGGAFGVAALGAVLGSIYRFRMDTALDGNAFFSVQVIQGAKESLGSAVVLAGALPVEAGQKLLLLARATFMSGWLIVFLAICCVGIVGLVFALRRMPPRDILKQ